The genomic DNA ATCACTCCCAGCAGGAACTGCCCCAGTTCCTCGCGACTGAGACAGGAGACGCGGTGCCGCCGCCAGATCGCTCCCAAACCGTGCATCCCCGCATCCTGTTGGCCGCGGAGTGTGGCGAGGCGTTGGTGCAAGTCGTTGTCGTCTCGCAGTTCGGCTTCGATTTCCGCCATCTGCGCCGCGGGGAGCGATTCATCGAGAAAGGCCTGCAAATCGGCATCGGTTCGTTCGGACATACGTATTCTGCGTGAGAGCGTTCAGACAAAGTGGGATCGATCGGGTAAATGGATAGGCTCGGTTTGAGATCGATCGGGGGCGCAAAAAATTGCCGTTTGGGCGTTCTTTATCGTACATCCCCCGCCGGGCTGCCGCTGGTCGGTTTGAATCGATCTCGGTAAAATCGCGTATCTTGGCCAGCTGGCAGCTCTTACAACCGTGGCGCATCGCATGCGATCTGGCTGGAGCATTGACGGCGGCAGTAGGTCAGTGAACATTCCCTCCCCCAATCAAGTCATTCCACACCAGGCAGCGGATAAATTATGAGTGAATATCGAGTCGAACGCGATTCCATGGGCGAAGTTCAGGTTCCTGCAGAGGCCTACTACGGCGCTCAAACCCAACGCGCCGTGGAAAACTTTCCGATCAGCGGTTGGCGTCTGCCCGGCCCGATGATTCAAGCGATGGGCCTGGTCAAATTCGCTGCCGCTCGCGCCAACTACGACCTCGGCAAACTGACCGGTTCGGGAATGAATCCACTGACCGAACACGATGTCGAGTGTCTGTCGAAGGCTTGCCGCGAAGTTGCCGATGGCGGGTTGGCCGACCAGTTTCCGATCGACGTCTTCCAGACTGGATCGGGAACCAGCAGCAACATGAACGTCAACGAAGTCATCTCCAACCGAGCGATCGAATTGGCGGGTGGCGACCGGTTCGCCGAAAAGAAGACGATCCATCCGAACGATCACGTCAACATGGGGCAGAGCACCAACGACACCTTCCCGACCGCGATCCACGTCGCCGTGGGGATCGAAATCAAAGAGCGTTTGATTCCGGCGTTGCAGCGGCTGCGCGACAGCTTGCAAGAAAAGGCGACAGCTTGGGACCAATTGATCAAGATCGGACGCACCCACTTGATGGACGCCACGCCACTGCGACTGGGACAAGAGATCGGTGGCTTTGTCCGCCAGATCGACCTCTCGATCGGCCGCGCCCAATCCGCGATCGCTGCGGTTTGCGAACTGCCAGTCGGCGGGACGGCTGTCGGCACCGGGATCAACACCCATCCCGAATTTGGCCGCCGCGTGTCGGAGATTCTGGCCAGCGAAACGAACATCGATTTCGTGGAAGCTGAAAACCACTTCGAAGCCAACGCCCAACGCGATGGTTTGGTCGAATGCCACGGACAACTGAAGTGCATCGCCCAGACGCTGTTCAACGTTTCGAATAACATCCGATGGTTGGGCAGCGGCCCTCGCTGCGGCTTCTTTGAATTGAAGCTGCCCAGTCGCCAACCCGGCAGCTCGATCATGCCAGGCAAAGTCAATCCGGTGATGTGCGAAAGCATGATGCAGTTGAACGCCCGCGTCGTCGGCAACGACGCCTGCATCACGATGTCGGGAGCGACCGGCGGCAATTTCCAGCTGAACATCATGATGCCCGTGATGGCTCAAACGACTCTCGAGTCGATCCATCTGCTGGCCGCCGGAACCGAAGCGTTTGTCGATTTCTGCGTCGCGGAATTGGAAGCCAATCCCGAAGCGTGCGAAGCTGCCGTCGAACAGAGCCTTTCGATGTGCACCAGCCTGAACCCATTGATCGGTTACGACATGGCGGCCAAGTTGGCCAAAGAGGCGTTTGCGACCGGCAAGACGATCCGCGAACTGTGCCGCGAAAAGGGGATCCTGCCCGAAGAGACGCTGACCGAAGCGTTGGATCCGATGAGCATGACCGAACCGCACGAATAATCGTTGCGGGACGCGTCGCTGGGACAGTCGGCTTCGCTTCGATCGAAGCGAAGCCCGACAACGCCCCCAGCGTTTTCGAATCAAGTGGTCGAACGGACGACCACGCGGGTGCCGTGCTTCTGAACGATCTTCACCCCTTTGCCCGCTTCGACAAATTCTCCTTCGGTGATCACGTCGACCAGTTCGTCGCCAAAGGCGGCTTTCCCCGCCGGACGCAGTGGTGAGGTGGCGATTCCCGCATCGCCGACGTCGACCTGTTCCCAGGCTGCCGGCCGATTCGAAGCGGAATAGGCAGTCCCCACGGCGACGGCAGCCGCTTGGTCGTCGACCTCTGGCGGCAGCAGGGCGATCCGGCGAAAGAGCGGAAAGTCCAGCAGATAACGGCTGCCGACCATCGCTAACACAACAAAGGCGATCATCGACGCACCGACTGTCGCC from Rosistilla oblonga includes the following:
- a CDS encoding class II fumarate hydratase, coding for MSEYRVERDSMGEVQVPAEAYYGAQTQRAVENFPISGWRLPGPMIQAMGLVKFAAARANYDLGKLTGSGMNPLTEHDVECLSKACREVADGGLADQFPIDVFQTGSGTSSNMNVNEVISNRAIELAGGDRFAEKKTIHPNDHVNMGQSTNDTFPTAIHVAVGIEIKERLIPALQRLRDSLQEKATAWDQLIKIGRTHLMDATPLRLGQEIGGFVRQIDLSIGRAQSAIAAVCELPVGGTAVGTGINTHPEFGRRVSEILASETNIDFVEAENHFEANAQRDGLVECHGQLKCIAQTLFNVSNNIRWLGSGPRCGFFELKLPSRQPGSSIMPGKVNPVMCESMMQLNARVVGNDACITMSGATGGNFQLNIMMPVMAQTTLESIHLLAAGTEAFVDFCVAELEANPEACEAAVEQSLSMCTSLNPLIGYDMAAKLAKEAFATGKTIRELCREKGILPEETLTEALDPMSMTEPHE